One window of Paludibacter propionicigenes WB4 genomic DNA carries:
- a CDS encoding response regulator transcription factor yields the protein MSKYRVLVVDDEEDLCEIIRFALEVEGYSVDVVYSAEEALKMNITDYNLLLLDVMMGEISGFRMAHMIRNDPKTAHTPIVFISAKDTENDRLTAFSLGADDYITKPFSIREMLARVKAIIGRFDSKMKIGLQILSYDKLTINLEKKQVLLEEKEIRFTKKEFEILKLFLENRNRLFTREELLKRIWSDEAFVLSRTIDVNITRIRRKIGRYERNIVTKLGLGYCFEG from the coding sequence ATGAGTAAATATCGTGTTTTGGTAGTCGATGACGAAGAAGATCTGTGCGAGATTATTCGGTTTGCATTGGAAGTTGAGGGTTATTCGGTGGATGTGGTTTATTCTGCAGAAGAGGCTTTGAAAATGAATATAACTGATTATAATCTGTTATTGCTCGATGTGATGATGGGCGAGATTTCGGGTTTCAGAATGGCACATATGATTCGAAATGATCCTAAAACCGCTCATACTCCTATCGTCTTTATTTCTGCCAAAGATACCGAAAATGACCGGCTCACAGCCTTTAGTCTTGGCGCTGACGACTATATAACAAAGCCTTTTTCAATCAGGGAGATGTTGGCCAGAGTGAAAGCCATAATTGGTCGTTTTGATTCAAAAATGAAAATCGGGCTTCAAATACTCTCTTACGATAAGCTGACAATTAATCTTGAGAAAAAACAAGTTTTGTTGGAAGAAAAGGAAATACGATTTACGAAAAAGGAATTTGAAATTCTAAAACTGTTTTTAGAAAACAGAAACCGATTGTTTACCCGAGAAGAATTACTCAAACGTATATGGTCTGATGAAGCTTTTGTCCTTAGTCGGACGATAGATGTAAACATTACCCGTATCCGAAGAAAAATAGGCCGTTACGAGAGAAATATTGTAACTAAGCTCGGGCTTGGCTACTGTTTCGAAGGGTAG